A single region of the Stigmatella erecta genome encodes:
- a CDS encoding ABC transporter ATP-binding protein, whose product MFRALLARWKNSLKHLRPTRVSAERAKIAVAQVDYAYANKVVALKNVNLNVHSGEFVCLLGPSGCGKSTLLYALAGQLVPTGGTVSIDDQQIRGPGPDRLLMFQEAALFPWMTVLGNLQFALAARGVPRAERKARALEFIQRVHLSGFENTLPHQLSGGMKMRVSLARALATDPAVLLMDEPFGALDAQTRIHMQELLQSIWLRTRKTVVFVTHDVHEALMLGTRVVLMAPRPGRIVQDLEVHLPMPRSLEDRSLNEMARYLRMQMRQVDAPTSSSAFASLDSGEPASLHH is encoded by the coding sequence ATGTTCCGAGCCCTGCTGGCCCGTTGGAAGAACTCCCTCAAGCACCTGCGCCCCACGCGGGTGTCCGCCGAGCGCGCGAAGATCGCCGTGGCGCAGGTGGACTACGCCTACGCCAACAAGGTCGTCGCCCTGAAGAACGTGAACCTCAACGTTCACTCGGGGGAGTTCGTCTGTCTGCTGGGCCCCTCGGGCTGTGGCAAGTCCACGCTCCTGTATGCGCTGGCCGGGCAGCTCGTGCCCACCGGCGGCACCGTCTCCATCGATGACCAGCAGATTCGCGGGCCCGGGCCCGACCGGCTCCTCATGTTCCAGGAGGCCGCGCTGTTTCCGTGGATGACGGTGCTGGGCAACCTCCAGTTCGCCCTCGCCGCGCGCGGGGTGCCCCGGGCCGAGCGCAAGGCGCGGGCGCTCGAGTTCATCCAGCGCGTGCACCTGTCCGGCTTCGAGAACACCCTGCCCCACCAGCTCTCCGGCGGCATGAAGATGCGGGTGAGCCTGGCGCGGGCGCTCGCCACGGACCCCGCCGTGCTGCTGATGGACGAGCCCTTCGGCGCGCTGGATGCCCAGACGCGCATCCACATGCAGGAGCTGTTGCAGTCCATCTGGCTGCGCACCCGCAAGACGGTGGTGTTCGTCACCCACGACGTGCACGAGGCGCTGATGCTCGGCACCCGGGTGGTGCTCATGGCGCCGCGCCCCGGCCGCATCGTGCAGGACCTGGAGGTCCACCTGCCCATGCCCCGCTCGCTGGAGGACCGCTCGCTCAACGAGATGGCCCGGTACCTGCGCATGCAAATGCGCCAGGTGGATGCGCCCACCTCGAGTTCCGCGTTCGCGTCCCTGGACTCCGGTGAGCCGGCGAGCCTGCATCATTAG
- a CDS encoding ABC transporter permease, with protein MKRWAQKLGMLVLLLGVWELLARSGLWSPHLFPGPVTVVQSLVHLVATGQMGGAVLRSLGRLGRAYLISVGIGVPLGLAIARLSFFREAVKPVVAGLQALPSICWLPLALLWFGLNDSAILFVVVMGSVLAIAIAVEDGVKSIDPQLIRVAHTLGVRGARFSFGVLLPAALPGIITGLKLGWSFAWRALLAGELLFVSGGLGQLLTLGRELMDVPQVMAVMLAIIALGMLVDRLLFQTVETRVRRRWGLQPQL; from the coding sequence ATGAAGCGCTGGGCACAGAAGCTGGGAATGCTGGTGCTGCTGCTGGGCGTCTGGGAGCTGCTGGCGCGCTCCGGCCTCTGGTCCCCTCACCTCTTCCCGGGGCCGGTGACGGTAGTCCAAAGCCTCGTGCACCTGGTGGCCACCGGGCAGATGGGCGGCGCGGTGCTGCGCTCCCTGGGGCGGCTGGGGCGCGCGTACCTCATCTCGGTGGGCATCGGCGTGCCCCTGGGCCTGGCCATCGCCCGGCTGTCGTTCTTCCGCGAGGCGGTGAAGCCCGTGGTGGCGGGCTTGCAGGCCCTGCCCTCCATCTGCTGGCTGCCGCTGGCGCTCCTGTGGTTTGGCCTCAATGACTCGGCCATCCTCTTCGTCGTCGTCATGGGCAGCGTGCTCGCCATCGCCATCGCCGTGGAGGATGGGGTGAAGAGCATCGACCCCCAGCTCATCCGCGTGGCCCACACGCTGGGGGTGCGGGGCGCCCGCTTCTCGTTCGGCGTGCTGCTGCCCGCGGCCCTGCCGGGCATCATCACCGGGCTGAAGCTGGGGTGGAGCTTCGCCTGGCGCGCGCTGCTCGCGGGCGAGCTGCTCTTCGTCTCGGGCGGCCTGGGGCAGCTGCTCACGCTGGGCCGGGAGCTCATGGACGTGCCGCAGGTGATGGCGGTGATGCTGGCCATCATCGCCCTGGGCATGCTCGTGGACCGGCTCCTCTTCCAGACGGTGGAGACGCGGGTGCGGCGGCGCTGGGGCCTGCAGCCCCAGCTGTGA
- a CDS encoding ABC transporter substrate-binding protein, whose translation MDVHRRRCLVGLLALSATPWLGCKKAPKDGGPLRLGFFPNITHAQALVGNAEGAFAAGPGVGPLEVKQFNAGPAAMEALVAGSLDVSYVGTGPAINTFLKAGRELRIIAGAVNGGAVFVTRTVKTPEGLKGKKLASPQIGNTQDIALRYWLKQQGLRATGGPDDDVQVFPLTNPDILGQYLHGGIEGAWVPEPWGSRMLTEGGGHILVDERDLWPGRSFPTTVVVATKRAVETRRPQLVALLRAHVRLTERWRANPAQFQDEVNAALSLLTHKPLRAEVLKAAFSRLEPSLEPGGAALAAAARHARELNYLTSDDISGLVDLSLLGEARVPAP comes from the coding sequence ATGGACGTGCATCGCCGCCGCTGTCTCGTGGGCCTGTTGGCCCTGTCCGCCACCCCCTGGCTGGGCTGCAAGAAGGCTCCGAAGGACGGGGGCCCGCTGCGCCTGGGCTTCTTCCCCAACATCACCCATGCGCAGGCGCTCGTGGGCAACGCCGAGGGCGCCTTCGCCGCCGGGCCCGGCGTGGGGCCCCTGGAGGTGAAGCAGTTCAACGCGGGGCCCGCCGCCATGGAGGCCCTGGTGGCCGGCTCCCTGGACGTCTCGTATGTGGGCACCGGCCCCGCCATCAACACCTTCCTCAAGGCGGGCCGGGAGCTGCGCATCATCGCCGGCGCGGTGAACGGGGGCGCGGTGTTCGTCACCCGCACGGTGAAGACGCCCGAGGGGCTCAAGGGAAAGAAGCTGGCCTCGCCCCAGATTGGCAACACCCAGGACATCGCGCTGCGCTACTGGCTGAAGCAGCAGGGGCTGCGCGCCACCGGGGGCCCGGATGACGACGTGCAGGTGTTTCCCCTGACCAACCCGGACATCCTCGGCCAGTACCTCCATGGCGGAATCGAGGGGGCCTGGGTGCCCGAGCCCTGGGGCTCGCGCATGCTCACCGAGGGCGGCGGCCACATCCTCGTGGACGAGCGGGACTTGTGGCCCGGGCGAAGCTTCCCCACCACCGTGGTGGTGGCCACGAAGCGCGCCGTGGAGACGCGCAGGCCCCAGCTCGTGGCCCTGCTGCGCGCGCACGTGCGGCTGACGGAGCGCTGGCGCGCGAACCCCGCGCAGTTCCAGGACGAGGTGAATGCCGCCTTGAGCCTGCTCACCCACAAGCCCCTGCGCGCCGAGGTGCTGAAGGCCGCGTTCTCCCGGCTGGAGCCCTCGCTGGAGCCGGGCGGCGCGGCCCTGGCCGCCGCGGCACGGCATGCCCGGGAGCTGAACTACCTCACCAGCGATGACATCTCGGGGCTGGTGGACCTCAGCCTGCTCGGCGAGGCGCGCGTCCCAGCCCCCTGA
- a CDS encoding PilZ domain-containing protein: MKLFCYNEKANSPGDGAPMQSDNRMSTRESILGYRMGTALSAVASFGDEQGSEGRLVQLSLEHLTLHMASCTSLRPGQAASVVLGLGNRCTPSLQAEVMDVSMGGPEMSPELSLRFVAPPLDTGRQIVSALEVLRESGHLVVPEARPVWKEVITREDRILRISEALAARSTRGVARLEDGTRVEVRAALFDKYDGTIGWAAEVPVPRRPFTMEAFGYSSVLHFRVDRAHEEGGLWVMPLPVELTRFRHRWLRRAPITIDCFLSFSHPLWPQVSVRRSLMDISYEGLSFMTEPGEDLLYPGMRVPVMEVEMPNRAPVKLLAEVRNISTTPKGRRCGMWVCPINEEHGVAWRAMVEEQIHPRTRTAGDWNDAVWDMYEKSGYFRLSGKDPTKFDAFKREFYETQNKLVGRPRLGFRIVKPLDGSKVEASISVAKPYGTSWMTHMVARQHPTGLEGKKVSAREALRDIYLRGYEPAQLDPDVKWFFGYFEARVRWSRYAMFDFASWYEHTGQSAAIDFRLMEGETDRAWEPIPAGVEVGTPTPEELAVFFKHVEKTKPLAFREALDLVPERFDMQATRALWNSAQLSREREAFVARIDGKPVAIGIAETATPGFNLFQILDSVRIIPLIDDTRPEAQKGMFGLLTRAAEWFRERNRRLFIHYVECTNVEYAERAALADLGEGVLWIISSGLLPEFLEHLCEATTPRAE; encoded by the coding sequence ATGAAATTGTTCTGCTATAACGAAAAAGCCAATTCACCCGGCGACGGAGCTCCCATGCAGTCGGACAACCGGATGTCGACCCGAGAGTCAATTCTGGGCTACCGGATGGGCACGGCGCTGTCGGCGGTCGCCTCCTTCGGCGATGAGCAGGGCTCCGAGGGCCGGTTGGTGCAGCTGTCGCTGGAGCACCTGACGCTGCACATGGCCTCGTGCACCTCCCTGCGCCCGGGCCAGGCGGCCTCCGTGGTGCTGGGGCTGGGCAACCGCTGCACCCCGTCGCTGCAGGCCGAGGTGATGGACGTGTCCATGGGCGGGCCGGAGATGTCGCCCGAGCTGAGCCTGCGCTTCGTGGCGCCCCCGCTGGACACGGGCCGGCAGATCGTCTCCGCGCTGGAGGTGCTGCGCGAGAGCGGCCACCTGGTGGTGCCCGAGGCCCGCCCGGTGTGGAAGGAAGTCATCACCCGCGAGGACCGGATCCTCCGCATCAGCGAGGCGCTGGCGGCGCGCAGCACCCGCGGCGTGGCGCGGCTGGAGGACGGCACCCGCGTGGAGGTCCGCGCGGCGCTGTTCGACAAGTACGACGGGACCATCGGCTGGGCGGCCGAGGTGCCGGTGCCCAGGCGCCCCTTCACGATGGAGGCCTTCGGCTACAGCTCGGTGCTGCACTTCCGCGTGGACCGGGCGCACGAAGAGGGCGGGCTGTGGGTGATGCCGCTGCCGGTGGAGCTCACGCGCTTCCGCCACCGCTGGCTGCGCCGCGCCCCCATCACCATCGACTGCTTCCTCTCCTTCAGCCACCCGCTCTGGCCGCAGGTGAGCGTGCGCCGCTCGCTGATGGACATCTCCTACGAGGGGCTGTCCTTCATGACCGAGCCGGGCGAGGACCTGCTCTACCCGGGCATGCGCGTGCCGGTGATGGAGGTGGAGATGCCCAACCGCGCCCCGGTGAAGCTTCTTGCCGAGGTGCGCAACATCTCCACCACCCCCAAGGGCCGCCGCTGCGGCATGTGGGTGTGCCCCATCAACGAGGAGCACGGCGTGGCCTGGCGCGCCATGGTGGAGGAGCAGATCCACCCGCGCACCCGCACCGCGGGCGACTGGAACGACGCGGTGTGGGACATGTACGAGAAGTCCGGGTACTTCCGGCTCTCGGGCAAGGACCCCACGAAGTTCGACGCCTTCAAGCGCGAGTTCTACGAGACGCAGAACAAGCTGGTGGGCCGGCCGCGGCTGGGCTTCCGCATCGTCAAGCCGCTGGATGGCTCCAAGGTGGAGGCCTCCATCTCGGTGGCCAAGCCCTACGGCACCAGCTGGATGACGCACATGGTGGCGCGCCAGCACCCCACCGGCCTGGAGGGCAAGAAGGTCTCCGCGCGCGAGGCGCTGCGCGACATCTACCTGCGCGGCTACGAGCCGGCGCAGCTCGACCCGGACGTGAAGTGGTTCTTCGGGTACTTCGAGGCCCGGGTGCGCTGGTCGCGCTACGCGATGTTCGACTTCGCCTCGTGGTACGAGCACACCGGGCAGTCGGCCGCCATCGACTTCCGGCTGATGGAGGGCGAGACGGACCGCGCCTGGGAGCCCATCCCGGCCGGGGTAGAGGTGGGCACGCCCACGCCCGAAGAGCTGGCGGTGTTCTTCAAGCACGTGGAGAAGACCAAGCCCCTGGCGTTCCGCGAGGCGCTGGACCTGGTGCCCGAGCGCTTCGACATGCAGGCCACGCGCGCGCTGTGGAACAGCGCCCAGCTGTCGCGTGAGCGCGAGGCGTTCGTCGCCCGCATCGACGGCAAGCCGGTGGCGATCGGCATCGCCGAGACGGCCACCCCGGGCTTCAACCTGTTTCAGATCCTCGACAGCGTGCGCATCATCCCGCTCATCGACGACACGCGGCCCGAGGCGCAGAAGGGCATGTTCGGCCTGCTCACGCGCGCGGCCGAGTGGTTCCGCGAGCGCAACCGCCGCCTCTTCATCCACTACGTGGAGTGCACCAACGTGGAGTACGCCGAGCGCGCGGCGCTGGCGGACCTGGGCGAGGGCGTGCTGTGGATCATCTCCTCCGGCCTGCTGCCGGAGTTCCTGGAGCACCTGTGCGAGGCCACCACGCCGCGCGCGGAGTAA
- a CDS encoding serine/threonine-protein kinase, with the protein MGGSTLQLTTDAFSGRKLGKYEVLCRLSTGGMAEIFLASQRGLAGFRKLVVLKQILPDIRGEEEFVRMFLDEAKVTAAFNHPHIAQVFDLDIAEGELFLAMEFVPGATLVEVAKACRLAGEPIPMGLSLAAARDTALALHYAHTFTDPLGRPSPVIHRDVAEKNIMVTYEGVTKLLDFGIAKNLARGGRTQVGMVKGTSGYMSPEQLLGEPLDSRTDLFSLGVVLHECLTGLRLFHAKTPEAGAGAVLHGQVPPPSRGNRAVPPELDAIVLKALARKREDRYATSLEFARALERAVGPLIWHPEQNGELMQRLFADRREQTRQLLMSGQDLSGDTTGEVRLSQIFALPAPPEPQAPSGLPQITPALPNPPPRMTSASALTVPSAVLPSPSEETQIASKPQAPEPPPRPPAGPRRSTSSTPPPGVPSEPPRRRTNSALPPATPRRPAPAEPASPEPSARPQVPDEGTRKGPPARPRSASSERIARTTGTFQARPSQSRPPPTPAPVPTPAPVPAPPEDEDASGDFITRPYQVLPLAGDEEPADTNETPLPEGELAGEDETNIITGSYGGPGTKPRRRGLLFAGVAALLAMGGGIAAAVMLGWDVRSVETLWAEEEAPPRGLLEPLPTAKPAPAAPPPAPSAPPAPAPEAVAEAAPPVAAPPGAALAEPPLAEPAAPAEPSPDSAPEGSAPEAAPEPLEPPTLEPQRPAKRARKDAKPSAPSPAPSAGLGSLTLVTEPYAKVYLGKRFLGETPFFNLDFPPGRHALRLVHPNGKNLRLAVEVKSGENSSVRVPLEQLAPE; encoded by the coding sequence ATGGGCGGTTCCACGCTGCAGCTCACGACGGACGCGTTCAGCGGCCGGAAGCTGGGCAAATACGAGGTGCTCTGCCGCCTGTCCACGGGCGGAATGGCGGAGATTTTCCTCGCGTCGCAGCGGGGCCTGGCCGGGTTCCGCAAGCTCGTGGTGCTCAAGCAGATCCTCCCGGACATCCGGGGCGAGGAGGAGTTCGTCCGGATGTTCCTGGACGAGGCGAAGGTGACGGCGGCCTTCAACCACCCGCACATCGCCCAGGTGTTCGATCTGGACATCGCCGAGGGCGAGCTGTTCCTGGCCATGGAGTTCGTGCCGGGCGCCACGCTGGTGGAGGTGGCCAAGGCGTGCCGGCTCGCGGGCGAGCCCATCCCCATGGGCCTGTCCCTGGCCGCGGCGCGCGACACGGCGCTGGCGCTGCACTACGCGCACACCTTCACGGACCCGCTGGGCCGGCCCTCGCCCGTCATCCACCGGGACGTGGCCGAGAAGAACATCATGGTGACGTACGAGGGCGTCACCAAGCTCCTGGACTTCGGCATCGCCAAGAACCTGGCGCGGGGGGGCCGCACCCAGGTGGGCATGGTGAAGGGCACCAGCGGCTACATGTCCCCGGAGCAGCTGCTCGGCGAGCCGCTCGACTCGCGCACGGACCTGTTCAGCCTGGGCGTGGTGCTGCACGAGTGCCTCACCGGCCTGCGCCTGTTCCACGCGAAGACGCCCGAGGCGGGCGCCGGCGCGGTGCTGCACGGCCAGGTGCCGCCCCCCTCGCGCGGCAACAGGGCGGTGCCCCCGGAGCTGGACGCCATCGTCCTCAAGGCGCTCGCGCGCAAGCGCGAGGACCGGTACGCCACCTCGCTGGAGTTCGCGCGCGCGCTGGAGCGGGCCGTGGGCCCCCTCATCTGGCACCCGGAGCAGAACGGCGAGCTGATGCAGCGGCTGTTCGCCGACCGGCGCGAGCAGACCCGGCAGCTCCTGATGTCCGGGCAGGACCTGAGTGGCGACACCACCGGCGAGGTGCGCCTGTCGCAGATCTTCGCCCTGCCCGCGCCCCCCGAGCCGCAGGCCCCCTCGGGTCTGCCGCAGATCACCCCCGCCCTGCCCAACCCGCCGCCCCGGATGACCTCCGCCTCGGCGCTCACCGTGCCCTCCGCCGTCCTGCCCTCCCCTTCCGAGGAGACGCAGATCGCCTCCAAGCCGCAGGCCCCGGAGCCCCCCCCCCGCCCACCCGCCGGGCCGCGCAGGTCCACGAGCAGCACGCCCCCGCCGGGCGTGCCTTCGGAGCCTCCCCGCCGGCGCACGAACAGCGCGCTCCCGCCGGCAACGCCCAGGCGCCCCGCCCCCGCGGAGCCCGCCTCCCCGGAGCCCTCCGCCCGCCCACAGGTTCCCGACGAGGGCACCCGCAAGGGGCCTCCCGCCCGGCCCCGCTCGGCCTCCAGCGAGCGGATTGCCCGCACGACGGGCACCTTCCAGGCCCGGCCCTCCCAGTCCCGCCCCCCACCCACCCCGGCCCCTGTCCCCACCCCGGCCCCCGTCCCGGCCCCGCCCGAGGATGAGGACGCGTCCGGGGACTTCATCACCCGCCCCTACCAGGTGCTCCCGCTGGCCGGGGACGAGGAGCCGGCCGATACCAACGAGACGCCCCTGCCCGAGGGCGAGCTCGCCGGCGAGGATGAGACGAACATCATCACCGGCTCGTACGGGGGGCCCGGCACGAAGCCCAGGCGCCGCGGGCTGCTCTTCGCGGGCGTGGCCGCGCTCCTGGCGATGGGCGGTGGCATCGCCGCGGCGGTGATGCTCGGGTGGGACGTGCGCTCGGTGGAGACCCTCTGGGCGGAGGAGGAGGCGCCGCCGCGGGGCCTGCTGGAGCCCCTGCCCACGGCCAAGCCCGCCCCGGCCGCCCCCCCACCCGCCCCCAGTGCCCCTCCCGCGCCGGCGCCCGAGGCGGTGGCCGAGGCCGCACCGCCCGTCGCGGCCCCTCCCGGCGCCGCCCTGGCCGAGCCTCCTCTGGCCGAGCCCGCAGCTCCAGCCGAGCCCTCCCCGGACAGCGCGCCCGAGGGCAGCGCCCCCGAGGCCGCCCCCGAGCCCCTCGAGCCGCCCACGCTGGAGCCGCAGCGCCCCGCCAAGCGGGCCCGCAAGGACGCGAAGCCCTCCGCGCCTTCCCCCGCCCCCTCCGCGGGCCTGGGCTCGCTCACCCTCGTCACCGAGCCCTACGCCAAGGTCTACCTGGGCAAGCGTTTCCTGGGGGAGACGCCCTTCTTCAACCTGGACTTCCCGCCCGGCCGGCACGCCCTGCGGCTCGTCCACCCCAACGGCAAGAACCTTCGGCTCGCGGTGGAGGTGAAGAGCGGGGAGAACAGCTCGGTCCGCGTTCCCCTGGAGCAGCTCGCCCCGGAGTAG